A single region of the Moorena sp. SIOASIH genome encodes:
- a CDS encoding Rpn family recombination-promoting nuclease/putative transposase yields MRTDSLFYKVFQTLPGTLFELLGDSSQLAQNYTFKAIELKELAKRTDGVFLPKRDGDPIYFVEVQFQKDEDLYYRLMQEVFVYLGQNRWRHGWQAVVFWAKRSLDTGIPRCYDGEVQTGYLRSLYLDETPDTSDSIGLGLVRLVVEPETNVQHRVRQLERCARALPVAQQRNAIELVEQALVYKFPERPWRELEAMFGLTEWKQTRFYREVKAEGHQEGHQEGHQEGRITEAQILVMRLLKKRFPEMTEEINNLVQGLSLSNLEGLTDIIFELNSWEDFLSWLSQVDQ; encoded by the coding sequence ATGCGCACTGACAGCCTATTTTATAAAGTGTTCCAAACCCTCCCTGGCACTCTCTTTGAACTCCTGGGAGACAGCTCTCAACTAGCCCAAAACTATACATTTAAGGCCATCGAACTCAAAGAACTCGCCAAACGCACCGACGGCGTATTTCTCCCCAAACGAGATGGCGACCCTATTTATTTTGTAGAAGTCCAATTTCAGAAAGATGAAGACTTGTACTACCGCCTGATGCAAGAAGTGTTTGTCTACTTGGGACAAAATCGTTGGCGACATGGCTGGCAAGCGGTAGTATTTTGGGCTAAGCGCAGCTTGGATACAGGGATTCCCAGATGTTACGATGGCGAAGTCCAAACAGGATATCTGCGCTCACTTTACCTTGATGAAACTCCAGACACCTCAGACTCAATCGGATTGGGACTGGTACGCCTGGTAGTAGAACCAGAGACCAATGTCCAACACAGAGTACGGCAACTAGAAAGATGTGCGAGGGCTCTACCAGTAGCACAGCAAAGAAATGCGATAGAATTAGTAGAACAAGCCTTAGTCTATAAATTTCCTGAACGTCCTTGGAGGGAATTGGAAGCGATGTTTGGACTCACAGAATGGAAACAGACCAGATTTTATCGGGAAGTTAAGGCTGAAGGTCACCAAGAAGGTCATCAAGAAGGTCATCAAGAAGGTCGCATTACTGAAGCACAGATTTTGGTCATGCGTCTGCTGAAAAAACGATTCCCAGAAATGACCGAGGAAATAAACAACTTAGTTCAAGGTTTGTCTTTGTCAAATTTGGAAGGGTTAACAGATATTATTTTTGAGTTGAATAGTTGGGAAGATTTCTTGAGTTGGTTGTCACAGGTAGACCAATAA
- the tsf gene encoding translation elongation factor Ts has translation MAISAQLVKELREKTGAGMMDCKKALVQSDGDTTKAIEWLRKKGITSAEKKSGRVAAEGIIGSYIHTGGRVGVLVEINCETDFVARRDEFQTLVKNVAMQVAACPNVEYVKVDDIPQEIVQKEKDIEMGRDDLGKKPENIKEKIVQGRIDKRLKELSLMDQPYIRDQSITVAELVKQCVAQLGENIQVRRFTRYVLGEGIEKEESNFAEEVAAQMGS, from the coding sequence ATGGCAATTTCAGCACAACTTGTCAAAGAGCTACGGGAAAAAACCGGCGCTGGCATGATGGATTGCAAAAAAGCTCTCGTACAAAGCGACGGAGACACGACCAAAGCTATAGAATGGCTGCGGAAAAAAGGCATTACCTCAGCTGAGAAAAAATCCGGTCGTGTGGCAGCAGAAGGAATTATCGGCAGCTACATCCACACTGGTGGTCGAGTCGGTGTACTCGTAGAAATTAACTGCGAGACCGATTTTGTTGCCCGCCGCGACGAGTTCCAGACCCTAGTCAAGAACGTCGCCATGCAAGTGGCAGCTTGCCCTAACGTTGAATACGTGAAGGTCGATGACATTCCTCAAGAGATTGTTCAAAAAGAAAAAGACATTGAAATGGGTAGGGATGACCTAGGCAAAAAGCCAGAAAACATCAAAGAGAAAATTGTTCAGGGTCGGATTGACAAACGCCTTAAAGAACTCTCGTTGATGGATCAACCTTACATTCGTGATCAAAGCATCACAGTGGCAGAATTAGTCAAGCAATGTGTTGCCCAGTTGGGTGAAAACATCCAAGTGCGTCGCTTCACTCGCTACGTCTTGGGTGAAGGTATAGAAAAGGAAGAAAGCAACTTTGCTGAAGAAGTTGCTGCCCAAATGGGTTCTTAA
- the rpsB gene encoding 30S ribosomal protein S2, whose translation MPVVSLAEMLESGVHFGHQTRRWNPKMDPYIYTARNGVHIIDLVQTAQLMEDAYHYIRTSSEQGKRFLFVGTKRQAAGIIAQEASRCGAYYVNQRWLGGMLTNWETIKTRVERLKDLERRETSGALDLLPKKEGSMLRRELGKLQKYLGGIKMMRKVPDIVIIIDQKREYNAILECEKLSLPIVSLLDTNCDPDLADIPIPANDDAIRSIKLIIGKLADAIYEGRHGQLDAAEEYEYEEFEDGLEEFPDEEQIQETEQSEQIESQDLGDNQNTEEE comes from the coding sequence ATGCCTGTAGTTTCTTTAGCTGAAATGCTAGAGTCAGGGGTTCACTTTGGTCACCAGACTCGCCGATGGAACCCCAAGATGGATCCTTACATTTACACTGCTCGCAATGGGGTCCACATCATTGACTTGGTACAGACAGCTCAGCTGATGGAGGACGCTTATCACTATATCCGGACCTCATCAGAGCAGGGCAAAAGATTTCTGTTTGTGGGTACTAAGCGGCAAGCTGCTGGAATTATTGCCCAAGAGGCAAGCCGTTGTGGTGCCTACTATGTCAACCAGCGCTGGCTAGGTGGTATGCTCACCAACTGGGAGACAATTAAGACCAGGGTGGAGCGACTGAAAGATTTAGAGCGTCGGGAAACCAGTGGTGCCCTTGACTTACTGCCAAAAAAAGAAGGCTCTATGCTGCGTCGGGAACTAGGCAAGCTTCAGAAGTATCTAGGTGGCATCAAAATGATGCGTAAGGTTCCCGACATAGTCATAATCATAGACCAAAAGCGGGAGTACAACGCTATTTTGGAATGTGAAAAGCTAAGTCTACCGATTGTATCACTATTAGATACAAACTGCGACCCTGATTTAGCCGATATTCCGATTCCAGCTAATGACGATGCGATCCGGTCGATTAAGCTAATCATAGGTAAACTGGCTGATGCCATTTACGAAGGCCGTCATGGTCAGCTAGATGCGGCAGAGGAATACGAATACGAAGAATTTGAAGATGGATTAGAGGAGTTCCCAGACGAGGAACAAATTCAAGAGACTGAACAAAGTGAGCAAATTGAATCCCAAGATCTAGGAGATAACCAGAATACTGAGGAAGAATAG
- the alr gene encoding alanine racemase: MGELQQRLGITPLQSESVTQILGDDTDCLTDPLYPGLRQRAWAEIDQVALYQNLRQIQQLLRHPTQLMAVVKADAYGHGALTVARTAIEAGAGGLCVATVPEGIQLRQGGIKATILLLGATNTPEQVKAITHWQLEPTLCNPQQALVFSETLSGLNQTLPVHLKLDTGMSRLGMPWQDAIEFVRLVQQLPNLEIASVYSHLATADSPDPTVMRQQHQRFKNAIAQLQAGGITPPRLHLANSAATLTDSALHYDWVRVGLAVYGLYPAEHLQNVIHLKPVMQVKARITQIKTIPPGTGISYGHQFISNRQMRLAVVGIGYADGVPRNLSNRINVIIRGQQVPQIGAITMDQLMLDVSDIPNIQVGEIVTLIGQDGEEQISADDWAMSLGTISWEIICGFKHRLPRVVVG, translated from the coding sequence ATGGGAGAGCTTCAGCAGAGGCTTGGTATAACACCATTACAGTCGGAATCTGTGACACAAATCCTAGGGGATGATACTGACTGCCTAACTGACCCGTTATATCCTGGATTACGCCAACGAGCCTGGGCCGAAATTGATCAAGTTGCTCTTTATCAAAATTTGCGGCAAATACAGCAGCTTTTGCGCCATCCTACCCAACTAATGGCAGTGGTGAAAGCCGATGCCTATGGCCATGGTGCTCTAACCGTTGCCCGCACAGCTATAGAGGCTGGTGCTGGGGGGCTATGTGTTGCTACTGTCCCAGAGGGCATTCAACTCAGGCAAGGGGGAATTAAGGCCACTATACTCTTGTTGGGAGCGACTAATACCCCAGAACAAGTCAAAGCGATCACTCACTGGCAATTGGAACCAACTCTGTGTAATCCTCAACAAGCTTTAGTGTTTTCGGAAACCTTGAGTGGTCTAAACCAAACCCTGCCAGTGCATCTGAAACTAGATACAGGAATGTCCCGGTTGGGAATGCCTTGGCAAGATGCCATCGAGTTTGTACGCCTAGTCCAACAATTACCTAACTTGGAAATAGCTAGTGTCTATTCCCATCTAGCTACTGCTGATAGTCCTGACCCCACAGTGATGAGACAGCAGCATCAAAGGTTTAAAAACGCGATCGCACAATTGCAGGCTGGTGGCATAACTCCACCCCGATTACACTTAGCGAATTCCGCTGCAACCTTAACCGACTCAGCATTGCACTACGATTGGGTGCGTGTAGGATTAGCCGTCTATGGTCTCTACCCAGCAGAGCACCTTCAAAATGTTATTCACCTTAAGCCAGTGATGCAGGTAAAAGCCCGGATCACCCAAATTAAAACTATTCCGCCTGGCACTGGTATCAGCTATGGCCATCAATTTATTTCAAATCGACAGATGCGTCTAGCCGTAGTCGGTATTGGCTATGCTGACGGTGTTCCCCGAAATCTCTCCAATCGCATCAATGTCATCATCCGAGGGCAGCAAGTTCCTCAGATTGGCGCAATTACAATGGATCAGCTCATGTTGGATGTTAGTGATATTCCTAATATACAAGTTGGGGAAATTGTTACCTTAATTGGACAGGATGGGGAAGAGCAAATCTCAGCAGATGACTGGGCTATGTCTTTAGGCACCATTTCCTGGGAAATTATTTGTGGTTTTAAGCACCGACTACCCCGTGTAGTCGTAGGGTAA
- a CDS encoding inorganic diphosphatase has translation MDLSKIPAQPKPGLINVLIEIPAGSKNKYEFDKDLEAFALDRVLYASVHYPYDYGFVPNTLADDGDPLDGMVIMDQPTFPGCVITARPIGMLEMIDGGDRDEKILCVPDKDPRYAEVKTLQDIASHRLDEIAEFFNTYKNLEKKVTEILGWKDVDQVMPLVEESIKNYNK, from the coding sequence ATGGATTTATCAAAGATTCCTGCTCAACCTAAACCAGGTCTGATCAACGTTTTAATTGAAATTCCCGCAGGTAGTAAAAATAAGTATGAGTTTGACAAGGATCTAGAAGCCTTTGCCCTTGACCGGGTACTTTATGCATCGGTACACTACCCCTATGATTACGGCTTTGTGCCTAACACTCTAGCAGATGATGGTGATCCTCTTGATGGTATGGTCATAATGGATCAACCTACGTTCCCTGGTTGTGTCATTACCGCTAGACCAATCGGGATGCTAGAAATGATCGATGGAGGTGATCGGGATGAAAAAATTCTGTGTGTTCCTGACAAGGATCCTCGCTACGCTGAGGTAAAAACTCTCCAAGATATAGCGTCCCATCGGTTGGATGAGATTGCTGAATTTTTCAACACATACAAAAATCTGGAAAAGAAAGTCACCGAAATTCTAGGATGGAAAGATGTTGATCAGGTAATGCCTTTGGTGGAAGAGTCGATCAAAAACTATAACAAGTAG
- a CDS encoding MBL fold metallo-hydrolase has translation MQNLVAPKLGNYKATPSLNNGTGGDMSVRFWGVRGQISAPGTDTIRYGGNTSCVEMRVGRKRLIFDGGSGLRVLGNHWLKQMPIEAHIFFSHSNWDSIQGFPFFTPAFIPGNCFHIYGAAAPDGASIEQCLGQQMIPPNFPVPLQVMQSDLKFHGLRSGHTVTLDDVTVDAVLLNDSHQAMGYRVNWQGYAVVYATTHSHGWGGIDENLRYLCRQADLLILDAPFPFTGDDLPNYSPLIWQDQRWQTGIATAKVAGVKHIVMSRYHPDYNDDYLDTLEKQLQSFYPNHLLAREGMVLSVC, from the coding sequence ATGCAAAATCTAGTAGCACCCAAACTAGGCAACTATAAGGCTACACCCAGCCTAAACAATGGCACTGGAGGGGACATGAGCGTCCGATTTTGGGGCGTTAGGGGTCAAATTTCTGCTCCTGGGACAGATACCATTCGCTATGGTGGCAATACATCTTGTGTAGAGATGCGTGTTGGTAGAAAACGCTTAATTTTTGATGGTGGAAGTGGTTTACGGGTGCTGGGAAATCATTGGCTTAAGCAAATGCCCATAGAAGCTCACATTTTTTTTTCCCATAGCAATTGGGACAGCATTCAAGGGTTTCCCTTTTTTACTCCTGCGTTTATTCCTGGTAACTGTTTTCATATCTATGGAGCAGCAGCACCTGATGGGGCATCCATCGAACAGTGTCTAGGTCAGCAAATGATTCCTCCAAATTTTCCAGTGCCCCTTCAGGTCATGCAGTCAGATCTGAAATTTCATGGGCTGAGGTCAGGTCATACAGTAACCCTAGATGATGTAACTGTGGATGCTGTCCTTCTTAATGACTCACATCAAGCAATGGGTTATCGGGTAAACTGGCAGGGATATGCTGTTGTGTACGCCACTACTCACTCCCATGGTTGGGGTGGCATTGATGAAAATCTACGATACCTATGCCGTCAGGCAGATTTGCTAATTTTGGATGCTCCCTTTCCCTTCACAGGAGATGATCTGCCTAATTATTCACCTTTGATTTGGCAAGATCAGCGTTGGCAAACTGGGATAGCAACGGCAAAGGTGGCAGGTGTTAAGCACATAGTTATGTCTCGTTATCATCCTGACTATAATGATGATTATCTCGACACACTAGAAAAGCAACTCCAGTCTTTCTATCCTAATCACTTACTGGCTCGCGAGGGGATGGTTTTGTCTGTGTGTTGA
- a CDS encoding hemolysin family protein: MFEVIIAVLIVLLGSAICAMAETALFSVPIVKVRQLAQSNKPTPLALLAIRKNMNRPIATIVILNNTFNIVGSIVIGSLAARVLGEAWLGVFSGLFTFLIIVFGEIVPKTLGQIYAQNIALLVALPVRFLTVVFTPLVWLMEKITAPFTKGQKLPTTNEAEIRFLAKVGYQEGVIEDDEAEMIQRVFQLNDLTASDLMTPRILTTYLYGNTTLAEAKPSIIASPHTRMPVVEDSIDKVIGIALKDELLTAIIEDKHNQPLASLIRQVRFVPETVRADKLLKTFQQTREHLMVVLDEYGGVSGVVTLEDVLEVLTGEIVDETDRNIDLQAIARKRREKMLQSYGLDQD; the protein is encoded by the coding sequence ATGTTTGAAGTCATTATCGCAGTACTTATCGTTCTGTTGGGTTCAGCCATCTGTGCTATGGCAGAAACGGCTTTGTTTTCAGTGCCTATCGTTAAAGTCCGACAGTTAGCGCAGTCAAACAAGCCTACACCGTTAGCACTACTGGCTATTCGCAAAAACATGAACCGACCCATAGCTACCATTGTTATTCTCAACAACACCTTCAACATTGTTGGCAGCATCGTAATTGGTTCCCTTGCTGCTAGGGTCTTAGGAGAGGCTTGGTTGGGGGTTTTTTCAGGTCTATTTACCTTTCTCATTATTGTATTTGGGGAAATTGTCCCTAAAACCCTTGGTCAGATCTACGCCCAAAACATCGCCCTACTCGTGGCTCTACCAGTTCGGTTCTTAACCGTTGTGTTCACGCCTCTGGTGTGGTTGATGGAAAAAATTACTGCTCCGTTTACTAAAGGTCAAAAACTTCCTACCACCAATGAGGCTGAAATCCGGTTTTTAGCGAAGGTTGGGTATCAAGAAGGGGTGATTGAAGATGATGAAGCGGAAATGATCCAACGAGTATTTCAGTTAAATGATTTGACTGCTTCTGATTTAATGACTCCGCGAATTCTTACCACCTATTTATATGGTAATACCACTTTGGCTGAGGCTAAACCAAGCATTATTGCTTCGCCTCACACCCGGATGCCTGTGGTTGAAGACTCTATTGATAAAGTCATTGGAATTGCTCTCAAAGATGAGTTACTCACAGCAATCATTGAAGACAAACATAACCAACCCCTTGCTTCTCTGATTCGTCAAGTCCGCTTTGTCCCTGAAACTGTTCGGGCTGATAAGCTACTGAAAACCTTTCAGCAAACCCGTGAACATCTGATGGTTGTACTGGATGAATATGGGGGTGTTTCTGGTGTAGTCACCCTGGAGGACGTACTGGAGGTGCTAACCGGTGAAATTGTTGATGAGACCGATCGAAACATTGATCTACAAGCAATTGCTCGTAAACGGCGAGAAAAAATGTTGCAATCTTATGGTCTTGATCAGGATTAG
- a CDS encoding glyoxalase-like domain protein, whose amino-acid sequence MILSVDIISRLTSPLPVGAFLPSLPLDSLFSTQGIMVMLLAAYAFAMWMFLTSAPKVHTIMVSDLAIARQFYEGLLELSAAEVPLHYYYNYEQTMGSTSIDPLYMSTNLGTTQATQFNGTDGLWYQLKKNTQLHVISGASLGNKNQQRHVCFDHECLDQVLMLVQMRRLKYKVRTLKPLNFLVKDVDDRVIELAEVSN is encoded by the coding sequence ATGATTCTATCAGTTGATATTATTTCCCGGCTAACTTCGCCCCTGCCTGTTGGGGCATTTTTACCCTCTTTGCCTTTAGATAGCCTGTTTTCCACTCAAGGCATCATGGTGATGCTCCTAGCCGCCTATGCCTTTGCCATGTGGATGTTTTTGACCAGCGCTCCAAAAGTTCACACCATCATGGTGTCTGATTTGGCAATAGCGCGACAGTTTTATGAAGGCTTGCTAGAGTTATCCGCAGCAGAAGTCCCCCTACATTACTACTATAATTACGAGCAGACCATGGGGAGTACCAGCATTGACCCCCTATATATGTCAACCAATTTGGGAACCACCCAAGCGACCCAGTTCAATGGTACTGATGGGCTATGGTACCAGTTAAAGAAGAATACCCAGCTCCACGTGATTTCTGGAGCTAGCTTAGGCAATAAAAACCAACAACGTCACGTGTGCTTTGACCATGAGTGCTTGGATCAAGTTTTGATGCTGGTGCAGATGAGACGGCTGAAATACAAAGTGCGCACCCTCAAGCCCCTTAACTTTTTGGTCAAGGATGTGGACGATCGTGTAATTGAACTGGCAGAAGTTTCTAATTAG
- a CDS encoding sigma-70 family RNA polymerase sigma factor: MQIPHFPESKHPLIKSLFHHSDQELLTLFQRHRSEGKYFTAIFCRYSPIVYTLVRHSARSPVQAEYLFALTWRHIYHELGGMDLREDYGLESTSFQNQIINLTAVCINQADLPPVESIHYNLKVAPPPLWCYLEMALEQLPPAVRLMVIMAGTFHWSETRIAAYLQAEGEMITPAQVRTELQEGYELLEAALPDDIRVVYLGVEAKNREESDLFAVPVLSE, from the coding sequence GTGCAAATTCCCCATTTTCCTGAATCTAAGCATCCACTTATTAAATCACTGTTTCATCATAGTGATCAGGAATTGCTGACTTTGTTTCAGCGTCATCGGTCTGAAGGGAAGTACTTTACAGCAATTTTCTGTCGCTACAGTCCTATTGTCTATACATTAGTGCGGCACTCAGCGCGATCGCCTGTACAGGCGGAATATCTATTTGCTCTGACTTGGCGTCACATCTATCACGAACTGGGTGGCATGGATTTGCGGGAGGATTATGGACTAGAGTCAACGTCCTTCCAAAACCAGATCATAAACCTAACGGCGGTTTGTATTAACCAGGCAGACTTGCCACCAGTGGAATCTATTCACTATAACCTAAAGGTAGCACCACCACCCTTGTGGTGTTATCTGGAGATGGCATTGGAACAGCTACCACCAGCGGTGCGGTTGATGGTAATCATGGCTGGGACCTTTCACTGGAGTGAAACGCGAATTGCGGCTTATCTGCAAGCGGAGGGAGAAATGATTACTCCAGCTCAAGTGAGAACTGAACTCCAAGAAGGCTATGAACTGTTGGAAGCTGCTTTACCCGATGATATTCGGGTGGTCTATCTGGGGGTCGAAGCCAAGAATCGAGAAGAATCTGATCTGTTTGCAGTACCGGTTTTGAGTGAATAA
- a CDS encoding tetratricopeptide repeat protein: MANRSRLLTSLSGIIALAFFPLIMLASPMAWGQTRSIDQQLAIPLDNLRDRKARNRADFFLEQSELAKQSGKLNEAIAYLSQAGEIYQQIGDFEGLGKTYNSLGQTYAKLGRYQEAERALRRGLGAARSQQSFQPQIYSINNIGILLLQTRNLKAAQEAFMEALTISRTIKDDDGEGLSLNNLGLVAAEGGNYPEAIKWYEAALVLRRRSRDKLGETNIRNNLGDAYLAARREKDALYSYRIAQILAEKVDNAFNQIRAIKGIALTHIATGKNRQAVKALKEYLALAQEQNNRREELVALKLFAQLYQDTGNLLEARSFYEKAIAVAHALGDIQEETLLISDLAQIIYVTP; this comes from the coding sequence ATGGCGAATCGTAGCAGGTTGCTGACTAGTCTTTCCGGAATCATAGCGCTAGCCTTTTTTCCATTGATAATGTTGGCAAGCCCGATGGCTTGGGGTCAGACTCGGAGCATCGACCAACAACTGGCAATCCCTTTAGACAATCTTCGTGACCGCAAAGCAAGAAATAGGGCAGATTTTTTCCTGGAACAGTCAGAGCTGGCCAAACAGAGTGGTAAGTTGAACGAAGCGATCGCGTATTTGTCCCAAGCGGGAGAAATTTATCAGCAAATTGGTGACTTTGAGGGATTGGGTAAAACTTACAATTCCCTAGGTCAGACTTACGCCAAGTTGGGACGCTATCAGGAGGCAGAGCGAGCCTTGCGCCGAGGCTTGGGTGCTGCCCGTTCTCAACAAAGTTTTCAGCCACAGATTTATAGTATAAATAATATTGGAATATTATTGCTGCAAACGAGAAACCTCAAAGCAGCCCAAGAAGCTTTTATGGAAGCACTGACCATTTCCCGTACTATTAAGGATGATGACGGTGAAGGGTTGAGTCTGAATAATCTAGGCTTAGTGGCAGCTGAAGGGGGAAATTATCCCGAGGCGATTAAGTGGTATGAAGCTGCCCTAGTTTTACGGCGTCGCTCTCGGGATAAGTTAGGTGAGACGAATATTCGGAATAATTTGGGAGATGCCTATCTAGCGGCTAGACGGGAAAAAGATGCTTTGTATTCTTACCGAATTGCCCAGATACTGGCAGAAAAAGTTGACAATGCCTTCAATCAGATTCGTGCTATTAAGGGTATAGCTTTAACCCATATCGCTACAGGTAAGAATCGGCAAGCGGTGAAAGCACTGAAGGAATATCTGGCTTTGGCACAAGAACAAAACAATCGCCGTGAAGAGCTTGTTGCTCTAAAGTTGTTTGCCCAGTTATACCAAGACACTGGTAATTTGTTGGAAGCTCGGAGTTTTTATGAAAAAGCGATCGCAGTGGCTCATGCTTTAGGAGATATTCAGGAAGAAACATTGTTAATCAGCGATTTAGCTCAAATTATTTATGTTACTCCTTAG
- a CDS encoding 2TM domain-containing protein, producing MMSVFETKITHSYNQQDIQHILNLALARQEMVEEFSREQLLEIAAELGISTHTILEAEREWLAQQQEQQKRHEFNSYRRSQLKKSFGKFVIVNSFLLAINLINAGYLSWSLYILLFWGLWIALRAWNTYQIQGEEYERAFQKWKLQNQVKQIAQSTYTSLKNWIQDQGLTTKE from the coding sequence ATGATGTCCGTCTTTGAAACCAAAATCACCCACTCTTACAACCAACAAGACATCCAGCACATCCTGAATCTAGCCCTGGCACGTCAGGAAATGGTTGAAGAATTTTCCCGTGAACAGCTGCTGGAAATTGCTGCTGAATTAGGAATTTCCACCCACACTATCTTGGAGGCAGAACGAGAATGGCTAGCCCAGCAACAAGAACAGCAAAAACGTCATGAATTCAATAGTTACCGACGTAGCCAATTAAAAAAAAGTTTTGGAAAGTTTGTAATCGTTAATAGTTTTTTATTAGCGATTAATCTAATTAACGCTGGTTACCTGTCTTGGTCTTTATATATTTTATTGTTCTGGGGTTTGTGGATAGCACTCAGGGCGTGGAATACTTATCAAATACAGGGCGAAGAGTATGAAAGAGCGTTCCAAAAATGGAAACTTCAAAACCAGGTCAAACAGATAGCCCAATCAACTTATACTAGTCTCAAAAACTGGATTCAAGACCAAGGACTAACTACTAAGGAGTAA
- a CDS encoding site-2 protease family protein: MNGSIRVGNLFGIPFYVNPSWFLVLALVTFDFGGDLANFSGLSGVLPWFLGFVTALLLFASVLAHELGHSFVAIQQGIEVKSITLFLFGGLASLEKESKSPLEAFLVAIAGPAVSLLLFALLYAVQANANLASSLASIVGLLASINLALALFNLIPGLPLDGGNILKALVWQVTDNPHKGVLIASRVGQFFGWGGIFYGLFPILLYGSFNGIWFALIGLFLLQNAGMSAQSAIVQDQLEGLTAKDAVIPNSPIVFADLSLREFANEYIIGKNQWRKFLVTDEASKLLGVVVVDDLKTVPTSNWPVTPVRALMKSVKTFRTVQSDHSLLEVVKILEKEQLDQLPVVSDKGVVLGILDTASIRSILEERKKAIDGNIKSG, translated from the coding sequence ATGAACGGCAGTATTCGTGTTGGGAATTTATTTGGGATTCCCTTTTATGTGAATCCAAGCTGGTTTCTAGTCTTAGCTTTAGTCACCTTTGATTTCGGAGGTGACTTAGCAAATTTTTCAGGATTGAGCGGTGTTTTGCCATGGTTTTTAGGATTTGTTACTGCACTTTTGTTATTTGCCTCTGTCTTAGCTCATGAACTAGGACACAGCTTTGTAGCGATCCAGCAGGGAATTGAGGTTAAATCTATCACTCTCTTTCTATTTGGTGGTCTAGCTAGCCTGGAGAAAGAATCAAAAAGTCCACTAGAGGCGTTCTTAGTTGCGATTGCTGGTCCAGCTGTTAGTTTGCTACTATTTGCTCTACTATATGCCGTTCAGGCTAATGCTAATCTAGCTAGTTCATTGGCATCAATTGTTGGACTCCTCGCCTCCATCAACTTGGCTTTAGCATTGTTCAACTTAATTCCTGGCTTACCCCTAGATGGGGGTAACATCCTGAAGGCACTGGTTTGGCAAGTTACCGACAACCCACACAAAGGTGTGTTAATTGCTAGCCGTGTTGGTCAGTTCTTTGGTTGGGGAGGAATTTTTTATGGACTGTTTCCAATCCTACTGTATGGTAGCTTTAATGGCATCTGGTTTGCCTTAATTGGTTTGTTCTTGCTGCAAAATGCTGGCATGTCTGCCCAATCTGCTATCGTTCAAGACCAGCTAGAGGGGTTGACAGCAAAAGATGCGGTCATTCCCAACAGCCCAATTGTATTCGCTGATTTGTCTCTAAGGGAGTTTGCCAACGAGTACATTATCGGTAAAAATCAGTGGCGCAAGTTTCTAGTAACCGATGAAGCCAGTAAACTGCTAGGAGTTGTGGTAGTCGATGATCTCAAAACTGTTCCTACCTCTAATTGGCCGGTGACTCCAGTAAGAGCACTGATGAAGTCTGTTAAAACTTTTAGAACTGTTCAATCGGATCATTCCCTGTTAGAGGTTGTCAAAATTCTGGAGAAAGAGCAGCTAGATCAGCTACCTGTGGTTAGTGACAAGGGTGTAGTTCTGGGAATTCTGGATACAGCTTCCATTCGCAGTATCCTCGAAGAACGAAAAAAGGCTATTGACGGTAATATCAAGTCAGGTTGA